From the Candidatus Cloacimonadaceae bacterium genome, the window GGCAGCCGGGAACATAGGCATCCACAGGGATCACTGTATCAAGAGGCCCGGCAAAGTTGTATCCTGAAGTAAATATGCCGCCGGTGCAGGCACAAGCTCCAATCGCAATCACTATTATCGGTTTGGGAGCCTGTTCATAGATTTCCAAAACCCGCGATCTTGTCTTTTTCGTGACGATACCCGTAACTAACAGAACATCTGCATGTCTGACGCTACCAACCAGTTTCATCCCGAATCTTTCCACATCGAATCGGGGCGTCAACAGATCCAGTATTTCAATATCACAGTTGTTGCATGAGCCGGCGCTTAAATGGAAAACCCATAGTGATTTTTTAAAACAAAACT encodes:
- a CDS encoding NADH-quinone oxidoreductase subunit B family protein; this encodes MGIKEFCFKKSLWVFHLSAGSCNNCDIEILDLLTPRFDVERFGMKLVGSVRHADVLLVTGIVTKKTRSRVLEIYEQAPKPIIVIAIGACACTGGIFTSGYNFAGPLDTVIPVDAYVPGCPPKPEAMIAGVMKLLSKPAPANNEAIS